The Pseudoalteromonas translucida KMM 520 genome has a window encoding:
- a CDS encoding phosphoglycerate kinase: MSVIKMADLDLNGKRVLIREDLNVPVKAGKVTSDARIRAALPTIKLALEKGAKVMVMSHLGRPTEGEYDEEFSLAPVVNYLNDALEQTVRLEKDYLNGVEIADNEVVVFENVRFNKGEKNNDEALSKQLAALCDVYVMDAFGTAHRAQASTHGVGLFADVACAGPLLSAELEALGKALDNPARPLVAIVGGSKVSTKLTVLDSLSKIVDQLVTGGGIANTFIAAAGYPVGKSLYEADLMDEANRLCAAAVANNGEIPVPTDVVVGNEFSDSAVATLKDVSEVTSDDMIFDIGPDTANKLAKIIANAGTVVWNGPVGVFEFDQFGNGTRAIAQAIANSNAFSIAGGGDTLAAIDKYGISDKISYISTGGGAFLEFLEGKKLPAVEMLESRAK; the protein is encoded by the coding sequence ATGTCGGTCATAAAAATGGCAGATTTAGATTTAAACGGCAAGCGTGTATTAATTCGTGAAGATTTAAATGTACCCGTTAAAGCAGGTAAAGTGACGTCAGATGCGCGTATTCGTGCGGCGCTACCAACAATTAAATTAGCCCTTGAAAAAGGCGCAAAAGTAATGGTTATGTCACACCTTGGCCGCCCTACGGAAGGGGAATATGACGAAGAGTTTTCTCTTGCTCCTGTCGTTAATTACTTAAACGATGCCCTAGAGCAAACAGTACGTTTAGAAAAAGATTACCTAAACGGTGTTGAAATTGCTGATAACGAAGTGGTGGTATTTGAGAACGTACGCTTTAATAAAGGCGAAAAAAATAACGACGAAGCGCTATCTAAACAACTTGCTGCATTATGTGATGTTTACGTAATGGATGCATTTGGTACGGCGCACCGCGCACAAGCCTCTACCCATGGCGTAGGTTTATTTGCAGATGTTGCGTGTGCAGGTCCATTGTTATCGGCAGAGCTTGAAGCACTTGGCAAAGCACTTGATAACCCAGCTCGCCCATTAGTGGCCATAGTGGGTGGTTCTAAAGTGTCGACTAAATTAACTGTGCTTGATTCACTATCAAAAATTGTTGATCAGCTAGTAACCGGTGGCGGTATTGCTAATACCTTTATTGCGGCGGCGGGTTATCCTGTTGGTAAATCGCTTTACGAGGCTGATTTAATGGATGAAGCGAATCGCTTATGCGCAGCGGCTGTTGCTAACAATGGTGAAATTCCAGTACCGACTGACGTTGTTGTGGGGAATGAGTTTTCAGACTCAGCAGTAGCAACACTGAAAGATGTAAGTGAAGTTACCAGCGACGATATGATTTTTGATATTGGCCCAGATACAGCAAACAAGCTGGCAAAAATAATTGCTAATGCAGGTACTGTAGTATGGAATGGCCCTGTTGGTGTGTTTGAGTTTGACCAATTCGGTAACGGTACTCGTGCTATTGCCCAAGCTATTGCTAACTCAAATGCGTTTTCGATTGCTGGCGGTGGCGACACTTTAGCGGCAATTGATAAATACGGCATTAGCGATAAAATATCGTATATTTCTACTGGTGGTGGTGCGTTTTTAGAGTTTTTAGAAGGCAAAAAACTACCAGCAGTTGAAATGCTAGAATCGCGCGCTAAGTAA
- the fba gene encoding class II fructose-bisphosphate aldolase (catalyzes the reversible aldol condensation of dihydroxyacetonephosphate and glyceraldehyde 3-phosphate in the Calvin cycle, glycolysis, and/or gluconeogenesis), protein MALISMRQLLDHAAEHGYGVPAFNVNNQEQMRAIMEAADKTNSPVIVQGSAGARAYAGAPFIRHMILAAVEEWPHIPVVMHQDHGTSPGVCQRSIQLGFSSVMMDGSLLSDGKTPSSYEYNVEVTRKTVEMAHACGVSVEGELGVLGSLETGEAGEEDGIGAEGKLTTEQMLTNPEEAADFVNKTHVDALAIACGTSHGAYKFTRPPTDDILAIDRIKAIHARIPNTHLVMHGSSSVPQEWLEIINQYGGEIPETYGVPVEQIIEGIKFGVRKVNIDTDLRLASTGAVRRHLALNPANFDPRKFLAAATQAMTDICISRYESFGTAGQASKIKPISLDEMHLKYLSGELNPRIK, encoded by the coding sequence ATGGCTTTAATCAGTATGCGACAACTTCTGGATCATGCCGCTGAGCATGGTTATGGCGTACCTGCTTTTAACGTTAACAATCAAGAGCAAATGCGCGCAATAATGGAAGCGGCTGACAAAACCAATAGCCCTGTAATTGTGCAAGGTTCTGCAGGCGCACGTGCTTATGCTGGTGCCCCATTTATTCGTCATATGATTTTAGCAGCGGTTGAAGAGTGGCCACATATTCCAGTGGTTATGCATCAAGATCACGGTACATCACCGGGTGTATGTCAGCGTTCAATTCAACTTGGATTTTCATCAGTAATGATGGACGGCTCATTATTGAGCGATGGTAAAACACCTTCAAGCTACGAATACAACGTAGAAGTAACCCGTAAAACTGTAGAAATGGCACATGCGTGTGGTGTTTCTGTTGAAGGCGAACTGGGTGTTTTAGGGTCGCTTGAAACAGGTGAAGCAGGCGAAGAAGATGGTATTGGCGCAGAGGGTAAATTAACCACTGAGCAAATGCTAACTAATCCAGAAGAAGCGGCTGACTTTGTAAATAAAACCCATGTTGATGCGCTGGCAATCGCTTGTGGTACATCGCACGGTGCGTATAAATTTACTCGTCCACCAACGGATGATATTTTAGCGATTGATCGTATTAAAGCAATTCATGCTCGTATTCCAAATACTCACTTAGTAATGCATGGCTCATCATCGGTTCCACAAGAATGGTTAGAAATAATTAATCAATACGGTGGCGAAATTCCAGAAACTTACGGTGTGCCAGTAGAGCAAATTATTGAAGGGATTAAGTTTGGCGTACGTAAAGTTAATATTGATACTGACTTACGTTTAGCGTCTACCGGTGCGGTGCGTCGCCACTTAGCGCTTAACCCGGCAAACTTCGATCCGCGTAAATTTTTAGCTGCAGCAACTCAAGCCATGACCGATATTTGTATTTCGCGTTATGAGTCGTTTGGTACAGCAGGCCAAGCTAGCAAAATTAAACCAATTTCATTAGATGAAATGCATCTTAAGTATTTAAGCGGCGAGTTAAACCCACGCATTAAATAA
- the phoB gene encoding phosphate regulon transcriptional regulator PhoB has translation MSRKVLVVDDEAPIREMLVFVLEQNGFQAIEAEDYDSAIAAMVEPYPDMVLLDWMLPGGSGIQIAKKFKQNEYTRAIPIIMLTARGEEEDKVRGLEVGADDYVTKPFSPKELMARIKAVIRRVSPTSLEEAIDVHGLRLDPISHRVTSGGSELDMGPTEFRLLHFFMTHTERVYSREQLLDQVWGTNVYVEDRTVDVHIRRLRKAISPLGHDRLVQTVRGAGYRFSSKL, from the coding sequence ATGTCACGTAAAGTATTAGTCGTTGATGACGAAGCACCGATCAGAGAAATGTTGGTTTTTGTTTTAGAACAAAATGGATTTCAGGCAATTGAAGCAGAAGATTACGACTCTGCTATTGCGGCAATGGTAGAGCCATACCCAGATATGGTATTACTCGATTGGATGTTACCTGGCGGTAGCGGAATCCAAATTGCTAAAAAGTTTAAACAAAATGAATACACGCGCGCTATTCCTATAATTATGCTCACCGCTCGTGGCGAAGAAGAAGACAAAGTTCGTGGCCTAGAAGTAGGTGCCGATGACTATGTTACTAAGCCATTTTCTCCAAAAGAACTCATGGCCCGTATTAAAGCGGTTATACGCCGTGTGTCGCCCACCTCATTAGAAGAAGCAATTGACGTACATGGCCTGCGCCTTGATCCTATTTCGCATCGTGTTACTTCAGGTGGCAGTGAGCTTGATATGGGGCCCACCGAATTTAGATTACTACACTTTTTTATGACCCACACCGAGCGCGTATATAGCCGCGAGCAATTACTTGATCAAGTTTGGGGTACTAACGTATATGTTGAAGACCGTACGGTTGATGTACATATTCGCCGCTTACGTAAAGCTATTTCACCCTTAGGGCATGACCGCTTAGTGCAAACGGTACGCGGAGCAGGTTATCGCTTTTCAAGTAAATTATAA
- a CDS encoding transporter substrate-binding domain-containing protein, giving the protein MLTKILNSLRVCILSLMAILTLSVHAQNALPETGLTVGVAGDAPFVIHNPQNNSLEGISLTIWENIADKKNWEYQYKYFTTVDEALTALQQGEVDLLAGPISITSERVEKFLFSQPYYQSSLTIASRDENASIWGKIKPFFSMQLLIAIAIFLSLLAIVGLLFWLAERKHSPEQFPADPKRGIANGMWLAIVTMSTTGYGDMAPVSLKGRVIAGCWMIISLIFATSMIAGIASTLTVSSFSSSTITQVEQFPGKKIAASAGSPAIGFIEEHQGQKVLVNNLSQAMERLKDKSVDGVVFDRPQLLFYKNKHKAENIHIPNAEYYKQGYGFAFRADSKLVNDVNLVLLKLAEDQKIENIMAEYLGEK; this is encoded by the coding sequence ATGCTAACAAAAATATTAAATTCATTACGTGTATGCATTTTAAGCCTTATGGCAATTTTAACCTTATCGGTGCATGCTCAAAATGCTTTGCCAGAGACAGGTTTAACCGTTGGTGTAGCGGGGGATGCTCCCTTTGTTATACACAATCCCCAAAATAATTCGTTAGAGGGGATTTCACTTACAATTTGGGAAAATATAGCCGATAAAAAAAATTGGGAATACCAATATAAATATTTTACTACGGTTGATGAGGCGCTTACCGCTTTGCAGCAAGGCGAAGTTGATTTACTTGCTGGGCCGATTAGTATCACCTCGGAGCGAGTGGAGAAGTTTCTGTTTTCTCAGCCTTATTACCAATCGAGTCTAACGATTGCCTCTCGCGATGAAAATGCCAGTATTTGGGGGAAAATAAAACCATTTTTTAGTATGCAATTGCTAATCGCTATTGCCATATTTTTATCTCTGCTGGCCATTGTCGGGCTGCTATTTTGGCTTGCTGAGCGCAAACATTCTCCAGAGCAGTTTCCTGCAGATCCAAAAAGAGGGATAGCCAACGGCATGTGGCTAGCCATAGTAACCATGAGTACTACAGGTTATGGCGACATGGCACCGGTGAGCTTAAAAGGACGAGTTATAGCTGGTTGCTGGATGATTATTTCATTAATTTTTGCTACATCAATGATTGCAGGTATTGCCAGTACTCTTACCGTATCAAGCTTTAGTAGTTCAACTATTACACAAGTTGAACAATTTCCAGGTAAAAAAATTGCAGCATCAGCAGGCTCGCCAGCCATAGGCTTTATTGAAGAACATCAAGGGCAAAAAGTATTGGTAAATAATCTAAGCCAAGCCATGGAAAGACTAAAAGATAAAAGTGTTGATGGTGTTGTTTTTGATCGCCCACAATTGTTGTTTTATAAAAATAAACATAAAGCAGAGAATATTCATATTCCAAATGCAGAGTATTATAAGCAAGGTTACGGCTTCGCATTTAGAGCCGACAGTAAGTTAGTTAACGACGTTAACTTGGTTTTATTAAAGCTTGCAGAAGATCAAAAAATTGAGAACATAATGGCAGAGTATTTAGGTGAAAAATAA
- a CDS encoding PstS family phosphate ABC transporter substrate-binding protein, translating to MKFKNLVAAMGVAVTTFVSAQAVALDNALPEYQKISGVSGNFSSVGSDTLANMMTFWAEEYKRIYPNINIQIQAAGSSTAPPALTEGTANLGPMSRKMKSKEVEAFEKRHGYKPTEVRVAIDALAVFVHKDNPIEGLRIDEIDAIFSSTRKCGATQQVNRWSDVGLTGEWAAKDIQLYGRNSVSGTYGYFKKKALCKGDFRNNVNEQPGSASVVQSISSSLNAIGYSGIGYKTSGVRTVPLAKKGSHFVDATLENVAQGKYPLSRFLYLYVNKHPNKPLAPIEAEFLKMVLSKDGQKIVEKDGYVPLSAKLAEVELKKLGLN from the coding sequence ATGAAATTTAAAAACTTAGTTGCCGCAATGGGTGTGGCTGTTACAACGTTTGTATCTGCACAAGCAGTCGCTTTGGATAACGCACTACCTGAGTATCAAAAAATTAGTGGTGTTTCAGGGAATTTTTCATCGGTAGGTTCAGACACATTAGCGAACATGATGACATTTTGGGCTGAAGAATATAAACGTATTTATCCAAATATAAATATTCAAATACAAGCAGCAGGCTCATCAACTGCGCCACCGGCATTAACCGAAGGTACAGCAAATTTAGGGCCAATGAGCCGTAAAATGAAATCAAAAGAAGTTGAAGCATTCGAAAAGCGACATGGTTATAAACCCACAGAAGTACGGGTTGCCATTGATGCACTTGCGGTATTTGTACACAAAGATAACCCGATAGAAGGGCTACGTATTGATGAAATAGATGCTATTTTCTCATCTACCCGTAAGTGCGGTGCAACGCAGCAAGTTAACCGCTGGAGTGACGTAGGTTTAACTGGAGAATGGGCTGCTAAAGATATTCAATTGTATGGGCGTAACTCGGTATCTGGCACGTATGGCTACTTTAAAAAGAAAGCACTGTGTAAAGGCGACTTTCGCAATAACGTAAATGAGCAACCGGGTTCAGCATCTGTAGTACAGTCTATTTCATCTTCATTGAACGCGATTGGTTACTCAGGAATTGGTTATAAAACCTCAGGTGTGCGTACAGTACCACTGGCCAAAAAAGGCAGCCACTTTGTTGATGCAACGCTTGAAAATGTAGCACAAGGTAAGTATCCGCTGTCGCGCTTTTTATACCTTTACGTGAACAAGCACCCTAATAAACCATTAGCACCAATTGAAGCTGAATTTTTAAAAATGGTATTGTCGAAAGACGGCCAAAAAATTGTAGAAAAAGACGGTTATGTACCGCTTTCAGCCAAGTTAGCTGAAGTTGAGCTTAAAAAGTTAGGCTTAAATTAA
- the phoR gene encoding phosphate regulon sensor histidine kinase PhoR, which produces MYRVINKRTLVKRLFIYFIPLLLIGLLVGAPFLLLFLGSFSLLIWHYYQLYRLSDWLLNQQSFNPPEGEGAWEQVFEGIYQLQHRNRKKRNELSALIHRFRDGAEAIPDAVIVLQNDLSIYWCNQLALKVLGLQWPTDQGQRLDNLIREPKFAKYMHRGHFTEPLELESGHNIEKILEFRVMPYASTQLMVVVRDVTRLKQLEQMRKDFVANVSHELRTPLTVVTGYLEMMDSDMMPPPAMWNKAQNTMLEQCKRMDSLVTQLLSLSRIEGARKQNSDKAVNVPLLLNYIQTEAHSINQQKKHQLIFNIDTTLDISGSADELRSAFSNLVFNAIHYTKPGGKITICWQRKNDRAYFSVTDNGDGIAPEHINRLTERFYRVDKARSRTTGGSGLGLAITKHVLTRHNSQLNISSVLGQGSCFSFDFSSNKIVPMSNTVQTSGKS; this is translated from the coding sequence ATGTATAGAGTTATTAATAAACGCACCTTAGTTAAACGGCTGTTTATCTATTTTATACCTTTGCTGCTAATAGGGCTGTTAGTAGGTGCCCCTTTTTTATTGTTATTTTTAGGCTCATTTTCGCTGCTTATTTGGCACTATTACCAACTTTATCGTTTAAGTGATTGGTTACTTAATCAACAAAGCTTTAACCCGCCCGAAGGAGAGGGCGCATGGGAGCAGGTATTCGAAGGTATTTACCAGCTGCAACATCGTAATCGTAAAAAGCGTAATGAACTATCGGCATTAATTCATCGCTTTCGTGATGGTGCCGAAGCCATTCCTGATGCGGTGATAGTGCTGCAAAATGATTTAAGCATTTATTGGTGCAATCAACTGGCATTAAAAGTATTAGGGTTGCAGTGGCCTACAGATCAAGGGCAGCGTCTGGATAACTTAATTCGTGAACCTAAATTTGCTAAGTATATGCACCGTGGCCATTTTACTGAGCCACTGGAGCTTGAAAGTGGTCATAACATAGAGAAAATACTTGAGTTTAGAGTTATGCCCTATGCCAGCACACAGTTAATGGTAGTAGTACGCGATGTAACTCGCTTAAAGCAACTAGAACAAATGCGCAAAGACTTTGTTGCCAATGTATCGCATGAACTACGAACCCCGCTCACAGTGGTTACAGGCTATCTTGAGATGATGGATAGCGACATGATGCCACCGCCCGCAATGTGGAATAAAGCCCAAAATACTATGCTTGAGCAATGCAAACGCATGGACAGTTTAGTTACTCAGCTGCTATCACTATCGCGTATAGAAGGTGCGCGTAAGCAAAATAGCGACAAAGCGGTTAATGTACCCTTACTACTTAACTATATTCAAACCGAAGCGCACTCAATTAATCAGCAAAAAAAGCATCAGCTTATTTTTAATATTGATACTACCTTAGATATTAGCGGATCAGCAGATGAACTGCGCAGTGCATTCTCTAATTTAGTTTTTAACGCCATTCACTACACTAAACCAGGCGGAAAAATAACAATATGTTGGCAGCGTAAAAACGATCGAGCTTATTTTAGCGTAACCGATAATGGTGATGGTATTGCGCCTGAGCATATAAATCGTTTAACGGAGCGCTTTTACCGGGTAGATAAAGCACGCAGTCGTACTACAGGTGGCTCAGGCCTTGGGCTCGCAATTACCAAGCACGTATTAACTCGCCACAATAGCCAATTAAATATTAGTAGTGTTTTGGGCCAAGGGTCGTGTTTTTCTTTTGATTTTTCAAGTAATAAAATAGTACCTATGAGCAACACAGTACAAACAAGTGGCAAGTCATAA
- the panC gene encoding pantoate--beta-alanine ligase: MQSITEIKSLRSQIKAWRQAGLSIALVPTMGNLHLGHFSLVEKAKMMADKVVVSIFVNPMQFGANEDLDNYPRTLDEDKRGLADLETDIVFTPSVETIYPNGLAAQSFVDVPDISLGYCGGSRPGHFRGVATVVTKLFNLVQPDYACFGEKDFQQLQVIKTMARDLSIPVEVIGVPTMREVSGLAMSSRNGYLSNEQKDSATVLFKVLNNCAEQLKSGNTDFATLEETAKQSLQQAGLKPDYFSIAQRDTLKAATLDDNKFVILAAAYLGSVRLIDNLQVEV; the protein is encoded by the coding sequence ATGCAGTCAATTACTGAAATTAAATCATTACGTAGCCAAATTAAAGCATGGCGCCAAGCCGGATTAAGCATTGCCTTAGTACCTACTATGGGCAACTTGCACTTAGGCCACTTTTCGTTAGTCGAAAAAGCAAAAATGATGGCCGATAAGGTCGTAGTAAGCATTTTTGTTAACCCAATGCAATTTGGCGCTAATGAAGACTTAGATAACTACCCTCGCACCCTTGATGAAGACAAGCGCGGTTTAGCCGATCTTGAAACTGATATTGTATTTACGCCAAGTGTAGAGACCATTTATCCTAATGGTTTAGCTGCACAAAGCTTTGTAGATGTACCGGATATTTCATTAGGTTATTGTGGTGGTTCACGCCCAGGGCACTTTAGAGGTGTGGCAACAGTTGTTACTAAGCTATTTAATTTAGTGCAGCCAGATTACGCTTGTTTTGGCGAAAAAGACTTTCAGCAGCTACAAGTAATTAAAACCATGGCTCGCGACTTATCGATTCCGGTTGAAGTTATTGGTGTACCGACTATGCGTGAAGTCTCTGGGCTTGCTATGAGTTCGCGTAATGGTTACTTATCGAATGAGCAAAAAGACAGTGCAACCGTATTGTTTAAAGTGCTAAATAACTGCGCTGAGCAACTTAAAAGTGGCAATACAGACTTTGCTACGCTGGAAGAAACAGCCAAACAAAGTTTACAGCAAGCAGGATTAAAGCCAGACTATTTTTCGATAGCTCAACGAGATACGTTAAAAGCTGCTACACTCGATGATAACAAATTTGTTATTTTAGCCGCGGCCTATTTAGGCAGTGTTAGATTAATCGATAACCTTCAGGTTGAAGTTTAA
- the epd gene encoding erythrose-4-phosphate dehydrogenase encodes MAIKLAINGFGRIGRNIVRALYESGLSDEIKIVAINELADPEAIAHLLKYDTSHGRFSFPVKLGEDTISVAGDAIALFCEPNPAELPWKTLGVDVVLECTGVYHSREHAQLHLTAGAKKVLFSHPADNDVDATIVYGINDDELKPEHTIVSNGSCTTNCVVPVIKVLDDAFGIESGAITTIHASMNDQPVIDAYHHDLRRTRAASQSIIPVDTKLARGIDRILPKFKGRFEAIAVRVPTINVTAMDLSVTVNTDVDLNAVNSALKAQAKDRLEGILSYTAEPLVSIDFNHDPHSCIIDGTQTRVSHKRLIKLLVWCDNEWGFANRMLDTARAMVALEKITNIK; translated from the coding sequence ATGGCAATCAAACTTGCAATTAATGGTTTTGGTCGTATTGGTCGAAATATTGTCCGCGCGTTATACGAATCAGGTTTGAGCGACGAGATAAAAATTGTTGCGATTAACGAACTTGCTGACCCTGAAGCTATTGCTCACTTATTAAAATACGACACCTCTCATGGTCGTTTTTCTTTTCCTGTAAAGCTTGGTGAGGACACCATTAGCGTAGCAGGCGATGCTATTGCTCTTTTCTGTGAGCCAAATCCGGCGGAATTACCTTGGAAAACCTTAGGTGTAGACGTAGTACTTGAATGTACTGGGGTTTATCACTCGCGCGAACATGCACAGCTGCATTTAACCGCAGGCGCTAAAAAAGTGTTGTTTTCGCATCCGGCCGATAACGATGTTGATGCCACTATTGTTTATGGTATTAACGACGATGAGCTAAAACCAGAGCACACTATCGTCTCTAATGGTTCGTGTACTACTAACTGTGTAGTGCCGGTTATTAAAGTGTTAGATGATGCGTTTGGTATTGAATCGGGGGCTATTACCACAATACATGCCTCGATGAACGATCAGCCGGTAATTGATGCCTACCACCACGATTTACGCCGTACACGCGCAGCCAGCCAATCTATAATTCCAGTTGATACAAAACTAGCCCGCGGTATAGACCGCATTTTACCTAAATTTAAAGGCCGCTTTGAAGCCATTGCTGTACGCGTGCCTACTATTAACGTAACGGCTATGGATTTAAGTGTAACGGTTAATACCGATGTAGATTTAAATGCAGTAAATAGTGCGCTTAAAGCACAAGCTAAAGATCGCCTTGAAGGCATTTTAAGTTACACCGCAGAGCCGCTAGTATCGATTGATTTTAATCATGATCCACATTCTTGTATTATAGATGGTACCCAAACACGAGTTAGTCATAAACGACTGATAAAATTACTAGTTTGGTGCGATAACGAGTGGGGTTTTGCTAATCGAATGCTCGACACTGCGCGTGCAATGGTCGCGTTAGAAAAAATAACTAATATAAAATAA